In Rosa chinensis cultivar Old Blush chromosome 1, RchiOBHm-V2, whole genome shotgun sequence, a genomic segment contains:
- the LOC112182891 gene encoding proline transporter 2, which produces MNTIEVDSGPNTKVFDEETLGLDVPETAHQISTDSWFQAGFVLTTGINSAYVLGYSGTVMVPLSWIGGVIGLLLATAISLYANTLIAKLHLFGGKRHIRYRDLAGFIYGKKAYALTWGLQYVNLFMINTGYIILAGQALKAAYVLFRDDDVMKLPYFIAIGGFVCALFAIGIPHLSALRVWLGVSTVLSLVYIIVALVLSLKDGIKAPPRDYSIPGTHISKIFTTIGAAANLVFAFNTGMLPEIQATVRKPVVENMLKALYFQFTAGVLPMYAVTFVGYWAYGNSTSAYLLNNVNGPVWVKAFANICAFLQSVIALHIFASPMYEYLDTRFGIKGSAFKIQNLTFRITVRGGYLAVNTLVAALLPFLGDFMSLTGAISTFPLTFILANHMYLVAKKDKLTSSQKLWHWLNICVFGFLAVAALISALRLIAVDSKTYHVFADL; this is translated from the exons ATGAACACCATTGAAGTCGATTCTGGGCCCAATACCAAAGTTTTCGATGAAGAGACATTGGGCCTGGACGTCCCAGAAACCGCCCATCAGATTAGCACAG ATTCATGGTTTCAAGCGGGGTTTGTGCTGACAACTGGAATCAACAGTGCATATGTGCTGGGATATTCTGGAACTGTGATGGTTCCTCTGAGTTGGATAGGCGGTGTAATCGGTTTGCTTTTAGCCACTGCAATATCACTCTATGCGAATACTCTGATTGCCAAGCTTCATTTATTTGGGGGGAAGAGGCATATCAGATACAGGGATCTTGCAGGGTTTATATACG GAAAGAAAGCTTATGCTCTTACATGGGGATTGCAGTATGTTAATCTTTTCATGATCAACACTGGATATATCATTTTGGCTGGCCAGGCCCTCAAG GCTGCCTATGTTCTGTTCAGGGATGATGATGTTATGAAGCTACCTTACTTTATTGCTATTGGTGGTTTTGTTTGTGCATTATTTGCCATTGGGATACCACACTTGTCAGCTCTAAGGGTTTGGCTGGGGGTTTCAACAGTCCTGAGCTTGGTCTATATTATTGTAGCACTGGTCCTGTCGCTTAAAGATG GAATCAAAGCACCACCCAGGGATTATAGTATCCCAGGGACACATATAAgcaaaatatttacaacaattgGAGCAGCTGCTAACCTTGTTTTCGCATTCAATACCGGAATGCTTCCAGAGATACAG GCTACAGTGAGGAAGCCAGTGGTTGAAAACATGTTAAAAGCTCTGTACTTTCAGTTCACAGCTGGTGTTTTGCCAATGTATGCAGTAACTTTTGTAGGGTATTGGGCATATGGAAACTCAACATCAGCTTACTTGCTCAACAATGTAAACGGACCGGTTTGGGTGAAGGCATTTGCCAATATCTGTGCCTTCCTGCAATCAGTCATTGCTTTGCAT ATATTTGCAAGTCCAATGTATGAGTATCTGGACACAAGGTTTGGGATTAAAGGAAGTGCATTCAAAATCCAGAACTTGACATTCAGAATTACGGTTAGAGGCGGCTATCTAGCTGTAAACACATTGGTTGCAGCTCTTTTGCCATTCCTAGGAGATTTCATGAGTCTCACAGGAGCCATCAGCACATTCCCTCTTACATTCATTCTCGCAAACCACATGTACCTGGTGGCGAAGAAGGACAAGCTCACTTCATCACAAAAGCTCTGGCATTGGCTAAATATTTGCGTCTTTGGCTTTTTGGCAGTTGCAGCCCTAATATCAGCCTTGAGGCTCATTGCAGTAGATTCCAAAACTTACCATGTCTTTGCTGATCtatga
- the LOC112182892 gene encoding immediate early response 3-interacting protein 1, producing MGLWTLLEGFLLLANALAILNEDRFLAPRGWSFSEFSVGRTKSLKGQIIGLIYATQYLRVPLVLLNSICIVVKLISG from the coding sequence ATGGGTTTGTGGACGCTACTTGAAGGCTTCCTGCTTCTTGCAAATGCTCTAGCAATATTAAATGAGGACCGGTTCCTTGCGCCTAGGGGATGGAGCTTCTCAGAATTCTCTGTGGGCAGGACAAAGTCATTGAAGGGACAGATTATAGGTCTCATTTATGCAACACAGTACCTGAGAGTTCCTCTTGTGCTACTCAATTCCATCTGCATTGTTGTAAAATTGATATCTGGATGA